A section of the Indicator indicator isolate 239-I01 chromosome 26, UM_Iind_1.1, whole genome shotgun sequence genome encodes:
- the PEBP1 gene encoding phosphatidylethanolamine-binding protein 1: MPVDLGQWNGPLSLTEVEETPAQPLRVKYGSVEIDELGKVLTPTQVQHRPTSIEWNGCDPQKLYTLALTDPDAPSRKDPKFREWHHFLVTNMKGNNVGSGTVLSDYIGSGPPKGTGLHRYVWLVYEQPKPLACNEPILSNRSGDKRGKFKVASFRSKYGLGAPVAGTCYQAEWDDYVPKLYEQLSGR; the protein is encoded by the exons ATGCCAGTAGACTTGGGGCAGTGGAACGGGCCGCTGAGCCTCACCGAGGTGGAGGAGACGCCGGCGCAGCCGCTGCGGGTCAAGTATGGCTCCGTGGAGATCGACGAGCTGGGCAAGGTGCTCACTCCCACTCAG GTCCAGCATCGCCCCACCAGCATTGAATGGAATGGCTGTGATCCCCAGAAGCTTTACACTCTGGCTCTCACAGACCCAGATGCTCCCAGCAGGAAGGATCCAAAGTTCAG GGAATGGCATCACTTCCTGGTGACCAACATGAAAGGGAACAATGTGGGGAGTGGAACTGTGCTGTCAGATTATATTGGTTCTGGCCCTCCCAAAGGCACAG ggctgcaccgCTACGTGTGGCTGGTGTACGAGCAGCCGAAGCCGCTGGCCTGCAACGAGCCCATCCTCTCCAACCGCTCCGGGGACAAGAGAGGCAAGTTCAAGGTGGCTTCCTTCCGCAGCAAGTACGGCCTGGGGGCGCCAGTGGCTGGCACTTGCTACCAGGCAGAGTGGGATGACTACGTGCCAAAGCTCTACGAGCAGCTGTCAGGGAGGTAG
- the VSIG10 gene encoding V-set and immunoglobulin domain-containing protein 10, with translation MRLPGGTPPARFFFVLCIWRLVPRRDAAGTEEVVFGKVGGSILLLCRNVSKEATEVVWFQGDPHSFPPLFSSRVTFPPDVRFSLVDNSSLRITELRLQDEGNYTCKEVLNRTDHEHRVQLVVANPPQAAPKCWAETSSSGLMLQLFCSWPGGYPHPTLHWREEGHDLENSSWVISSSSSSDTHVETLNSSHLSHRKVFKCVGSHVVTQEEPSCTVQIKVPSLESEPPKTCFEGDNVTLTCRVTESSPAARLTWLRGITQPEEEVQAGGRYLISQEGNVSHLTIQNCSQGTDGGCYVCKAQNPVGLRELFVCLTVKQPVNVVGVVGAVAVLSLLVILTATGLVLYYNPLLCLTGAAFRNQDLGDVLVLVDSEDDEEEKGEEEAMSSSIKHKVMALVNGNSIQGAYLNCLTEGDDGEQHSRGSLQETREEETQGS, from the exons ATGCGGCTGCCCGGCGGGACACCACCAGCCCGGTTCTTCTTCGTCCTGTGCATCTGGAGGCTGGTGCCGCGCCGGGATGCCGCAG GAACGGAGGAAGTGGTCTTTGGGAAGGTTGGAGGAAGCATCCTGCTTTTATGCCGTAATGTCTCCAAAGAAGCAACCGAGGTGGTCTGGTTTCAAGGGGATCCACATTCTTTTCCCCCACTCTTCTCCTCAAGGGTCACCTTTCCCCCAGATGTCCGTTTCTCCCTGGTTGACAACAGCTCTCTGCGCATCACAGAGCTGCGTTTGCAGGACGAAGGCAACTACACTTGCAAGGAAGTGCTGAACAGGACCGACCATGAGCACAGGGTCCAGCTTGTAGTAGCCA ACCCACCACAGGCAGCCCCAAAGTGCTGGGCTGAGACCTCTTCGTCGGGGCTGATGCTGCAGCTGTTTTGCAGCTGGCCTGGGGGttacccccaccccaccctgcactggagagaagaggggcATGATCTGGAGAACTCAAGCTGGGTGATCAGCTCCTCGAGCTCCTCTGACACCCACGTGGAAACACTGAACAGCTCCCACCTGTCCCACCGCAAAGTGTTCAAGTGTGTCGGGAGCCACGTTGTCACCCAGGAGGAGCCTTCCTGCACTGTGCAGATAA aagtcccttccctgGAATCAGAGCCCCCGAAGACCTGCTTTGAGGGTGACAACGTGACCCTGACCTGCCGAGTGACAGAGAGCAGCCCGGCGGCGAGGCTCACCTGGCTGCGGGGCATCACCCAGCcagaggaggaggtgcaggctggagggaggtaCCTCATCAGCCAGGAGGGCAACGTGTCCCACCTCACCATCCAGAACTGCTCCCAGGGCACCGATGGGGGCTGCTACGTCTGCAAGGCCCAGAACCCggtggggctgagggagctcttcGTCTGCCTGACCGTCAAGC agccagtgAACGTTGTTGGAGTTGTGGGTGCAGTGgctgtcctgtccctgctggttATTCTCACTGCCACTGGGCTTGTCTTGTACTACAATCCCCTCCTGTGCCTGACAG GTGCTGCCTTCAG GAACCAAGACTTGGGTGATGTCTTAGTGCTGGTGGACTCAGAAGATGacgaggaggagaagggagaagaggaggccatGAGCAGCTCCATCAAGCACAAAGTGATGGCACTGGTCAATGGAAACAGCATCCAGGGTGCTTACCTCAACTGCCTGACAGAAG GTGATGAtggtgagcagcacagcaggggctCTCTGCAGGAAACAAGGGAAGAGGAGACACAAGGCTCATAG
- the CFAP73 gene encoding cilia- and flagella-associated protein 73, whose protein sequence is MEQHLCTALRDKLQLLTVPAWDGATLLPSTRLLLKRREVAEVERALQRQREEFQQRMEQLVQHQQQLGQREKQHQDVTLKFDAFLKGLAARQEQALQHADKERAWAAEQGAKVAHLCQELEGLLQHRDHLALCLRSLQVFSDYLQAVLARTGQFQDVPAMLAHFEALVRPWATLAQEAEAEQEQLALGWAQLQQQQEEIDSKLLSTNNEVSQLHACLEAAPHDMLQRESHWAHVQSTATQETLLLGQIKLAVLNLFQLTTRWLEFPADIALEDTEAQLDTDLVVQGGKRRDNRPQHDTCRKNKGE, encoded by the exons ATGGAGCAGCATCTGTGCACCGCTCTCCGGgacaagctgcagctgct GACGGTGCCAGCATGGGATGGTGCCACGCTGCTGCCCTCCACACGCTTGCTGCTGAAgaggagggaggtggcagaggtgGAGCGGGCACTGCAGAGACAACGGGAG GAGTTTCAGCAGAGGATGGAGCAACTGgtacagcaccagcagcagctgggccagagggaaaagcagcacCAGGATGTCACCCTCAAATTTGATGCCTTCCTCaag ggcttggcagcaaggcaggagcaggcactgCAGCATGCAGACAAGGAGCGGgcatgggcagcagagcagggtgccAAGGTTGCCCACCtgtgccaggagctggaggggctgctgcagcacagggaccaCCTGGCCCTGTGCCTGCGGAGCCTCCAGGTCTTCAGTGACTACCTGCAGGCCGTGCTGGCCAGGACAGGGCAG TTCCAGGATGTCCCAGCCATGCTGGCTCATTTtgaggcactggtgaggccatgggCAACCCTGGCACAAGAAGcagaagctgagcaggagcagctggccctgggctgggcacagctccagcagcagcaggaggagattgACAGCAAGCTCCTGAGCACCAACAACGAGGTGTCCCAGCTCCATGCATGCCTGGAGGCTGCCCCCCATGATATGCTGCAGAGG GAGTCCCACTGGGCCCATGTCCAGAGCACAGCCACCCAGGAGACCCTGCTGCTGGGCCAGATCAAGCTGGCAGTGCTGAACCTCTTCCAGCTCACTACCAGGTGGCTCGAGTTCCCTGCAGACATAGCCCTGGAGGACACTGAAGCCCAGCTGGATACG GACCTGGTTGTTCAAGGTGGCAAAAGGAGGGACAACCGCCCCCAGCACGACACTTGTAGGAAGAACAAAGGGGAGTGA